The following are encoded together in the Besnoitia besnoiti strain Bb-Ger1 chromosome Unknown contig00123, whole genome shotgun sequence genome:
- a CDS encoding cytochrome b (encoded by transcript BESB_022070), giving the protein MSLFRAHLVFYRCALNLNSSYNFGFLVAITFVLQIITGITLAFRYTSEASCAFASVQHLVREVAAGWEFRMLHATTASFVFLCILIHMSRGMYNSSYSYLTTAWMSGLVLYLLTIATAFLGYVLPWGQMSFWGATVITNLLSPIPYLVPWLLGGYYVSDVTLKRFFVLHFILPFVGCILIVLHIFYLHLNGSSNPAGIDSALKVAFYPHMLMTDAKCLSYLIGLIFLQTAFGLIELSHPDNSIPVNRFVTPLHIVPEWYFLAYYAVLKVIPSKTGGLLVFMSSLINLALLSEIRALNTRMLIRQHFMTRNVVSGWVIIWVYSMIFLIIIGSAIPQATYILYGRLATIVYLTTGLVLCLY; this is encoded by the coding sequence atgagtctattccgggcacacctcgtcttttatcggtgtgctctcaatctaaattcatcttataactttggtttcttagttgcaattacctttgtactccaaataattacaggtatcactttagcgttccgatatacttctgaagcatcttgtgcatttgctagtgttcaacatctagttagagaggtagcagcaggatgggaatttaggatgttgcatgcaacaactgcttctttcgtcttcttgtgtatcttaatacacatgtctcgaggtatgtataactccagctatagttatttaactactgcttggatgtctggtttagttttatatctacttactatagccactgctttcctcggttatgtactaccatggggacagatgagtttctggggtgctacagtcattactaatctcctttctccaataccatatttagtaccttggttactcggtggatactatgtatctgatgtaacattaaaacgattctttgtattgcactttatattaccttttgtaggttgcattctaattgtattacacatcttctatttacatttaaatggttctagtaaccctgcaggtattgattccgcacttaaagtagccttctatcctcatatgttaatgaccgatgctaaatgtctatcctatctaattggtttaattttcttacaaacggcttttggtttgattgaattatcgcacccagataactccataccagtgaaccggtttgtaactccgcttcatatcgtacctgaatggtactttttagcatattatgcggtgttaaaagtaatcccatccaaaaccggtggtttgttagtatttatgtcctctctcattaacttagctcttttatctgaaattcgagctttgaatactcgaatgttgatacgacaacattttatgactcgaaatgtagtcagtggatgggtaattatttgggtatacagtatgatcttcttgattattattggtagtgctattccacaagcgacttatatcttatatggtagattagctactatcgtatatcttactaccggattggttctatgcttatactaa
- a CDS encoding cytochrome b (encoded by transcript BESB_022080) produces the protein MTFTLVVAFLMLVCTEYLGLSLYINDNAFGNGLFILTGIHFSHVIVGAILFVPYLPYYLIGLIFLQTAFGLIELSHPDNSIPVNRFVTPLHIVPEWYFLAYYAVLKVIPSKTGGLLVFMSSLINLALLSEIRALNTRMLIRQHFMTRNVVSGWVIIWVYSMIFLIIIGSAIPQATYILYGRLATIVYLTTGLVLCLY, from the exons atgacattcactttggtagtcgccttcttaatgttagtctgtacggaatacttaggactatctctttatattaatgataatgcatttggtaatggacttttcatcttaactggtatacattttagccatgttattgttggagctatcctt tttgttccctatctaccatattatctaattggtttaattttcttacaaacggcttttggtttgattgaattatcgcacccagataactccataccagtgaaccggtttgtaactccgcttcatatcgtacctgaatggtactttttagcatattatgcggtgttaaaagtaatcccatccaaaaccggtggtttgttagtatttatgtcctctctcattaacttagctcttttatctgaaattcgagctttgaatactcgaatgttgatacgacaacattttatgactcgaaatgtagtcagtggatgggtaattatttgggtatacagtatgatcttcttgattattattggtagtgctattccacaagcgacttatatcttatatggtagattagctactatcgtatatcttactaccggattggttctatgcttatactaa